The following coding sequences lie in one Chelonia mydas isolate rCheMyd1 chromosome 6, rCheMyd1.pri.v2, whole genome shotgun sequence genomic window:
- the FJX1 gene encoding four-jointed box protein 1, with product MKRPGRAGLGSLAALWLLVLGSLLGLWTGLQREQEQAAEQERRFPAGTAGRRQPQEQRGWGRGGAGDSAPDSRSAGQGESRGAQKTFRALLTLPAAGDRGEPLEGQEQPAQPREGPGQSSQPEPRQGQNLEPGSREPPAREAPADPASAVQGGIFWSQALEQQVPPGFDPEQAASWLETARAARVASLERGGCGRSSNRLARLSDGSRACVRYGINPEQIQGEALSYQLAELLGIRQRLPPMALALVEARGRQWGQVRDELRGSHWAEGAVVSLTQWVDNLTDVVAPAPWRSEAGSGRRLQPLAAGELGGLTQSQLVELVQWTDLILFDYLTANFDRLVSNLFSLQWDPRVMHRATSNLHRAPNGGLVFIDNEAGLVHGYRLLSMWDKYNEPLLRSVCIFREATAQRVRELHRLQNAASELLRLYRTHEPLSGRLGFLSEQQAQLLQGRIDFVHKHILHCKAMATSL from the coding sequence ATGAagcggccgggccgggccgggctgggctccctggccgCGCTCTGGCTGCTGGTGCTGGGCTCGCTGCTGGGGCTCTGGACCGGCTTGCagcgggagcaggagcaggcgGCGGAGCAGGAGCGGCGCTTCCCCGCGGGGACAGCCGGCCGGAGGCAGCCccaggagcagcggggctgggggcgcgGCGGCGCGGGCGATTCGGCTCCCGACAGCCGCTCGGCGGGGCAGGGCGAGTCCCGCGGCGCCCAGAAAACTTTCCGAGCGCTGCTCACGCTGCCGGCCGCCGGGGACAGGGGCGAGCCCctggaggggcaggagcagcccgCGCAGCCCCGCGAGGGGCCCGGACAGAGCTCGCAGCCGGAGCCCCGGCAGGGGCAGAACTTGGAGCCTGGTTCCAGGGAGCCGCCGGCCCGGGAGGCTCCGGCGGACCCCGCCTCCGCGGTGCAAGGGGGCATCTTCTGGAGCCAGGCGCTGGAGCAGCAGGTGCCCCCGGGCTTCGACCCGGAGCAGGCGGCCTCGTGGTTGGAGACTGCCCGAGCGGCTCGCGTGGCCTCTCTGGAGCGGGGCGGGTGCGGCCGCAGCTCCAACCGGCTGGCCCGGCTGTCGGACGGGAGTCGCGCCTGCGTCCGCTACGGCATCAACCCGGAGCAGATCCAGGGCGAGGCGCTCTCCTACCAGCTGGCCGAGCTGCTGGGCATCCGGCAGCGCCTGCCGCCcatggccctggccctggtggAAGCCCGCggcaggcagtgggggcaggTGCGGGACGAGCTGCGGGGCTCGCACTGGGCCGAGGGGGCGGTGGTCAGCCTCACCCAGTGGGTGGACAACTTGACCGACGTGGTGGCCCCCGCGCCCTGGAGATCCGAGGCGGGGTCGGGCAGGAGACTGCAGCCTCTGGCGGCTGGGGAGCTGGGCGGCCtcacccagtcccagctggtGGAGCTGGTGCAGTGGACCGACCTGATCCTCTTTGACTATCTGACGGCCAACTTTGACCGGCTGGTCAGCAACCTCTTCAGCCTGCAGTGGGACCCCAGGGTGATGCACCGGGCCACCAGTAACCTACACCGGGCACCCAACGGGGGCCTCGTCTTCATAGACAACGAGGCGGGCCTGGTGCACGGCTACAGGCTCCTCTCCATGTGGGACAAGTACAACGAGCCCTTGCTCCGCTCCGTGTGCATCTTCCGGGAGGCCACTGCCCAGCGGGTGCGGGAGCTGCACCGCCTGCAGAACGCAGCCTCGGAGCTGCTGAGACTCTACCGGACTCACGAACCCCTCTCCGGCCGGCTGGGCTTCCTGTCCGAGCAGCAGGcgcagctgctgcagggcaggataGACTTTGTTCACAAGCACATTTTGCACTGCAAAGCCATGGCCACTTCACTGTGA